From a region of the Fusobacterium perfoetens ATCC 29250 genome:
- a CDS encoding sugar O-acetyltransferase codes for MTEKEKCKLGLLYDANYDKELLKEREISKELCYEFNILRPSEKEKGKEIIKKLFGKTQEEFSINQPFYCDYGYNIEIGENFYSNHNLIILDGAKVKIGNNVFIGPNCCITTAGHPIDVEDRNFGLEYAYPITIGNNVWIGTNVSILPGVKIGENSIIGAGSVVNRDIPENVIVAGNPCKIIRKISEKDKEKYKR; via the coding sequence ATGACAGAAAAAGAAAAATGTAAATTAGGATTATTATATGATGCTAATTATGATAAAGAACTTTTAAAAGAGAGAGAAATTTCAAAAGAGTTATGTTATGAATTTAATATTTTAAGGCCATCAGAAAAAGAAAAAGGGAAAGAGATTATCAAAAAACTTTTTGGAAAAACTCAAGAAGAATTTTCAATTAATCAACCTTTTTATTGTGATTATGGATATAATATAGAAATTGGAGAAAATTTTTATTCTAATCATAATTTAATAATTTTAGATGGAGCAAAGGTTAAAATAGGAAATAATGTTTTTATAGGGCCTAATTGTTGTATAACAACAGCTGGACATCCTATTGATGTAGAAGATAGAAATTTTGGATTAGAATATGCTTATCCTATAACTATTGGAAATAATGTTTGGATAGGAACTAATGTAAGTATTTTACCAGGTGTAAAAATAGGTGAAAACAGTATAATAGGAGCTGGAAGTGTGGTTAATAGAGATATCCCTGAAAATGTTATAGTTGCTGGGAATCCTTGTAAAATAATTAGAAAAATTTCTGAAAAAGATAAAGAAAAATATAAAAGATAA